The nucleotide window ATGTGGATGTGCTCTTCAACGCCACCCTCACGCTCGAACGCATCGCAAAAGCCAAGCGAGCAAAAGACAACGAACAAGTGGCGGACCTTAAGAAGCAGCTGGAATTCCAGCGTCGCCTGGGAGCGGTCGCCGAGCGGTATTTTCGGCAGACACCGTTGCTGGCCAAGGCGGTGGCTGCCTATGAGATCGTGCCGTGCTACAAGGACTATGCCGGCGTGCTGACGGCGGGAGAGTTGCACCAGTTTGTTTCTGACAAGCGTGCCCGCAAGGCCATTCTCGCAAAAATCAAAGACAAGAAGGTGAAGGGCCAGCCCCTGTTGCCCGCCGCGCTGATCCAAGCGGTGCAGCGGGTCGAGAAACTATCCTGCGGGGAGGAGCGCGCCTATCTGATCCGTTTCCTCAAAGACTTTCTGACGTTTCGGCGCGATCTGGCGAACGGCCAGCTCATCCAGCAGGCGATGGGCCGGATCGAACTGCAGGAGGATCAGAAAAACATCCGGCTGTCGCGGGCCAACCGGACCCTCTTCGAGTTCTTGGGTACGGGGGAAGAGGGCGCGGTCGCCCAAACGGTGCTCAATCACGTGATCCTGAAAGCGGACGTGCGGGGGTCCACGACGATGGTGGCCGAGTTGCGCAAGCGGGGCCTGAATCCGGCCTCCCATTTCAGTCTGAATTTTTTTGAGCCGCTCAACGAGGTGCTGGAAACGTACGGGGCCAACAAGGTCTTTATCGAGGGCGACGCGGTCATCCTCAGTCTGATGGAACATGAGGAGGCGATCGAGCATCACTATAGCGTGGCGCGCATGTGCGGAATCGCCAAGCGGCTCCTGGGCCTGGTGCAGGCCCAAAACGCCGCCTGCCGGAAGGACGGGCTGCCGGAGCTGGAATTGGGGATCGGGATCGTCTACAGCGAAGAGCCGCCGACGTTTCTGTATGACGGCAACAACGAAATCGTGATCTCCTCGGCGATCGGCAAGGCCGACCGGCTGTCCTCCTGCTCCTGGATGCTCAGGAAGGAACGGGCCAAGCGGGAGCGGATCTTGACCAGCGTGGACATTTATGAAATTCCGGAAGGCGATCCGTTGCGCGGCGAAAAGGGGGAGGTCCATCTCCGGTACAATCTCAACGGGATCGAGCTCGACGAAGACGGGTTCTTCAAGCTCCAGACCGAACTCACGATGCAGGAAGTGGAGATGCAACTGCCCGGAGACGATATGGCCACATCTTTCTACGTCGGCCGGTACCCGGATTTGAAAGGCGTTCTGCATCGCGTCGTGGTCCGGCAGGGCCGCATCCGGCTGCTGGACAAAAGCCATCCCCGATTCGGCCTTCCCACCGCCGATGTCTTCTACGAAGTCGTGACCGATGACGAGGTGCTGCAGATGGTCGCTCCGTCGGTACCACAGGATGACAGTACGGTCGCATGAACGAGACGATGATTCAACGCGTCATCCTCATCGTGCTGGATGGCCTGGGAGTGGGGGCCCTTCCGGATGCGGAGGCCTATGGGGATGCGGGCAGCAATACCCTGGCCCACGTGGCCGAAGCCGTCGGAGGACTGCATCTGCCCAACTTGCAGCGGTTGGGATTCGGACATATCGGGGAGTTTGCCGGCCTGACGAAGGTGAGCGAGCCGGACGCCTGCTTCGGCAAGATGGCGGAATTATCCAAAGGCAAGGACACCACGGTGGGTCATTGGGAACTGGCCGGCCTCGTTACAGACAGGCCCTTTCCGACCTACCCGAAAGGGTTCCCGGCGGAGCTGATCGCGGCGTTCGAGAAAGCCATCGGCCGGAAGGTTTTGGGCAACCGGCCTGCGTCGGGAACGGACATCATCAACAAGCTGGGCGAAGAACATGTCCGATCCGGTTCGCCCATCGTCTACACCAGCGCGGACAGTGTCTTCCAAATTGCCGCCCATGAAGAAGTCGTGCCGGTCGAGGAACTTTATAGGATGTGTCGGGAGGCCAGACGGCTGCTGCGCCCGCCGCATCAGGTTGCCCGTGTCATCGCCCGGCCTTTCAGCGGTGAGCCGGGGCAGTTCGTGCGCACCGTCCATCGGCGCGACTTTGCGCTGGAGCCGCCGAGCCCGACCTTGCTTGACCAGCTGAAAGCCGCCGGCCATCCGGTCGTCGGGATCGGGAAAATTGAGGATATCTTCAAAGGGCGGGGCCTGACGCGATCCATCCATGCCGCGACCAATGAGGAGGGC belongs to Nitrospirota bacterium and includes:
- a CDS encoding phosphopentomutase; amino-acid sequence: MIQRVILIVLDGLGVGALPDAEAYGDAGSNTLAHVAEAVGGLHLPNLQRLGFGHIGEFAGLTKVSEPDACFGKMAELSKGKDTTVGHWELAGLVTDRPFPTYPKGFPAELIAAFEKAIGRKVLGNRPASGTDIINKLGEEHVRSGSPIVYTSADSVFQIAAHEEVVPVEELYRMCREARRLLRPPHQVARVIARPFSGEPGQFVRTVHRRDFALEPPSPTLLDQLKAAGHPVVGIGKIEDIFKGRGLTRSIHAATNEEGMLETSRVLETVPRGLIFVNLVEFDMLYGHRKDAKGYAQALTEFDYWLPNLLGGMRQGDVFFLTSDHGNDPAMPGTDHSREYVPLLAYGPRLARGVNLGVRQSLADLGQTIADALHVKRLPCGESFLDSLALG